TATATATGTGCTTATATTCGTATACCCCTATCGGAACGACTTCGGCTCTCGATCATGTTCAATATAGGCAACCAGGACCACATACACTGGAACATTCCCCACACATTCACTCGATCCATCATTTGGACAAGGGAGGGGAGACATACGCCACACAACCCAAGCTCATGTTGTTTTATCGTGTCCCATCCTGGGGAACGAGGTGGGAGGTCCGGGGGAGATCGAGGATCTTTATCCGCATTTTTTTGCCATCCCGATTGTATTGGGGCCAGCTATAAGTTGTACTGCGGGGGGAGAACCTGGGGCATACGAGCCAGGAGGTCTTTCTCTTCCTCCCTCTCCCATCCCAGAAAACCTTGCTCTTTGCATATATTACTGCATATTATTATCGTTTGCCCTCGATGAATAGTGATAGTAAAGCCTATGATGGTAAAGATAGTGGAAGAAAGTAGGTTTGTTTTCTTACTTGGTTGAGAGGGGGGGACTCGGTCTTATCGCGCGTTATCCAGATCATTTAGTAGTGGAACAACCAGTGCAGGCAGCAGCCCAAATGAAGATGACTATGACCCCAACGAGTAAGCGTTTACACTCGTCCGCCTTTGTTCAGATTTTGTTCgctcacacacaactgttgAACAAAGGCCTACAGCTAGAGGAATGATGAACTATAGTAATGCTCACGGGAACAGCCAATTCCGGGACAGAGAAAGAGGAAAAGTCGAAGAGCGCAGGAAATATGAGGAACGTAAGAGGCACGATCAAGAGAACCAAGTCAACCAAGATCAAGGCGGCACGAACTAACGAGTAGGGAGGATTAAATGAATAAAGATAGTGCTTATATTAGGGCTTGGGCTTCTGCGAGCTGTTCTGTTTCTGGTGTGTGATCAAATATATGATTGACTTGGTGCTGTATATGACCGTGATTGAGTACCCCGGTCGAAGATCGGCGTATGCTCGTGATCGGTGACGCCCCTGGACATATAGCTGCAAGGTCCGAGACAGCCATTGGCTTCGATTCAATTATAATCGATCCCGAGGTAAGATCGACAACACGTGATACGACGCGTATTACGTGCAAAGCCATTGGAGAGGACGTCACCCTGTGCACCCTCGATCGGCTCGCAAGAATGTATAAAGGCACGTTGTCAATTGTCTTGTCATTTACTGGTTTACAACCATCATGAACGGACACGACCCCGAGCGCCAGGCATTGCTACCGCCTCCCAATACGAGACAAGATACCGATGTTCAGCACCAGGCTGTTGACAGTGTTTTGGCCAGGCAGGAGCTAAGGCCACGGGACCCGCCGCTCTGGGGACTTGCCGCTGTACGTAATTTACTGCATAAATGGCTGTTGTAATTTCTGACTTTGCTTGTGTTCAGATTTCTTTGCTTGTACGCTTTCTTAAGTTTAAGGTCCATTCAGCTTGACTGACCATGGTTGATAGGTTACAGTCGGTTACACCTGGTACACCGTCTTGGTCCACGCAGACCCGGTGGAACTTGGGTGGTTTGCCTTCCACCCCATGCTTCAAACCGCTGCTGTGTTCGCATTTGCGATGGGAGTCATGACGCTCCAGCCTACCCTCAGTGCTGCGTCCAAAGAAGCAGGAAGAGCCCGCCACCAGAAGATCCAGCTCGGATTGGGCTTCCCGCTCATTCTCCTCGGATCCCTTTCTGTTATCGTCCAcaaggagaaaatggggTGGCCTCATTTTACCAGTCTTCATTCGGTGAGTTTCTTGATTCCTTTGACTGTATAAAATGGAATTGAGCGTAATTTCAGAAAGTTGGACTCGCCACATTGATTCTGTTGGTAAGCGGTCTATCTTGTCCCGCTAAGGCTGATTGACTAGATATGCTTCGTAGGTTCTTCAAGCCCTGGCAGGTGGGGCCTCCCTTTGGGGTAAGGGCGTTGCGGTAGGAGGAGAAGAACGAGGCAAGTCCCTCTGGAAGTGGCACAGGTGAGCCAACTCATCTCTCTGAGTCGGAATAAGTGTATAAACATGCCTTCCGTCGCAGACTCTGGGCTACATCATCATCCCGATGCTCCTGGTTACCGTCCTCTTGGGAGGTACGACTACGTACTGGGCCAAGATGAACACGAACTTGGCTGGACGAATCGTGGCTTACTATGTTGCACCGGCTTATGCGCTTATTGCCTTGTGGGGACGCGCGAGGATCCACAAGATGCCTCAGTTGGGGTTCAAGTAGCCTCGATCGTTTAAATGGACTGTGTGCACTTGCTGCGCTTGAATCTTGGACTAGGAGTGGATTTGAGAACAGAGTTTTGTTACCCATAATGATAGCTCAGTTTGTATAAATAGTTGGTGCTAATGAAATTACTGCGATTCACGATTGTTTAAAGTCATGTTTCTGGGAGATTTGTATGTGTGTTTGTTTAGTACTACTTGAACCTCCTGATTATCAGTCGAACCAAGGTACTATTCGGGAAGAGCAAGTCATCACCAGTACCTAGATTTAGATAAATTAGTTACCAAAGTAAGCGCCGGATCGTTTCTATGTCCAAGGGGATTCCACCCCTTTCCACTCGGCGAATTGAGAGCACATATAGCAAAAGTATTGGTATTTCCCTGAAACAGGTTGGTGGGACCAAGTTGACGTGCCTGGTTTGACCGTAGGAGACAAAAATAATTCCTGGTCGTTTGCATATATCACGTGGAGATTTTTTGTTCAATTCATATTTAACGAGCTACAACGCGAACAAAACAAACTGCTCACTCTCACGTGGGGAATCCAGGGGTCGTATAGGCGACCAACCCAACTTTCCCACTGGACTTTAAGCTTGTTGTCTTATTCGTTCTTACTCAATTTTCACGAAAATTACGAGCCATATTACTTACCGAGATAATTTCATTTGAGATACGGTTGTCGCAATGCCAACGTCGACGCCATCGTCGGAGTCGTACAAGTCACTCGGCCCTCGTTCTTCGACCCGCGGGGCTCGGTCGCATATTATTCCAGGATCACCTACGCGCGACTTGAACTCGTTAGAGGTAGTTCTCGAGGATTTGGAAGCTCATATCTCTCCTGTAGATAACAATTTAGCTGAACAAGCCGTAGTTTTAGAACTGGGTGCGCTCATTCTCATTTGTTACTATAGTGTCAAAGCCTGACTTTTTCAATCCAAGGAAAGAGAGATAGAAATGACGAGATAGATAACTACCCACCACCCTCTTTTGCACAATCAGAATTTGAAACAGTTTGTTGCCAGCCTTTGCTTCAGCGTCCTCCCACTGAATACTTGGCCCCTCTCAGATCATCCGGAGACAAAGAATCGGTGGCCCGATGGCCGCAAATTTGTGCCTAGCCCTTCTCGCTTTCCTCGGGTTGACAATGAGTGGGAGTTTACGTGAGTAGCTGTAATATATATCACAAAGCCGCGTCAGACTTATCATGCCTTGTACGAATGTAGCGGTTGGGGAGAGGTTTCATACAGAGAAATCAAGAAGGGCCAACTCATGATGGCCCGTAATAGTATGAGTGACACGGGTGTACAAATGGGTTGGTCTTATTGTACCTCTCAACTGGGGACCATCTTGTTGATTTTGTTCGATCATCTTTAGGCCAGTTTCGCTCAACTTCGATTTCTGGAAATGGTGTCGTTGGATCCGTGTTTTATGCATTTCCTGCGGTGGCTGCAGTTGCATCTATATTTTCGCCCCTCTCCTTGCTTATTGCATGCCTCATCTTGACAATCTACCGTCCGATCTTCTGGAGCTTGGAAGCGCGATTCGTCTAAACGGAGCCAACTATGTTTACCTACTGCAATGCTCTGGGAAAACGTTGGGGGCTATAGGTGCTGCCGCCACGTTATTGGACGCAGTAGCCACGAGTGTCGTCAGTGCGGCCACAGCTGGAGCGTACCTGCAGGGTGAAATATCGACTGGATTGATCAAAGAATGGCATATTGGGCTACTCTTGTTGGTTTCGATCTCTCTAATTGCTTTGGTGTCACTACGTGAGAGTAGTGCGTTTACTCTCTCCATCACTATTATTCACGTGAGTACCTGCTTGGTTATCCCAAATTTATACTTAGTTTTCTATAGATGTCGGTAATGACTGCGCTCATGGTTGGGGCTGCGATAACCTGGGCCCATACTGGTATGGGTGTATTGCGCAATAACTGGGAGTTGCGCCCGGCTGGTGGTGCTAATATAGCCCGCTCGATTTTTAATGGTGTCTGCATCGGTTTTCTCGGAGTTACTGGTTCGTTGGGTCACTTCCAAGCGAGATTGCAGAATGCTGACATTTTCATTCAGGTTTCGAGTGCACACCTGCATATATACAGAACATCAAGCCCCATTCATATGGGCCTACCCTTCGAAATCTGCTTATCATGGCTTTGTTTCTCAATGCGCCACTAATGTTGTTTGTGTATGCACTACTTCCCAGTGAAACTATACTGAGCGGGGCGAACGTACTCTCGCTATTGGCTGAAGTAACAATCGGACGACCCATGAGAATTGTGATCGTGGTCGATTGCCTCCTTGTTCTTGCGGGTGGTGTCTTTGCGGGGCTTGTGACTGGCTCTCGCCTGGTTGAAAGTCTTGCACAGTAAGCTTTTGTGCACGAAACTGGATTTGCGCTTTAGCTAATATTCTTGCCTTGCCAAGGGAACGAGTGCTCCCCCAGACGTTTCTACGTACCTTGCCTCTGACCGGAACAGCATACATGCCCATATTACTATTCTTTGTCATGTGCTTAGCTGTGTACGGCTCTTCAGCTTTTTCACTCGCGACTGTCTCGACAATGTTCTCTGCAAGTTTCCTGTTTACTATGCTACTGGTGAGTGTGTGTTTTTTTCGAGTAGGAAGGGAGTCTGAATATGCCTGTTAAACTTATGAAGTACGGAGTCTCTGGTATCCTGCTCAAGTTTTCGCGCAATCGACTTCCTAGAAAGTACCGTACATCCGTGTGGACGATGATATTGGCCATATTGATGACGCTAGTTGTTTTAGGCGGAAACGTCGCTCTAAAGTAAGCGTCTGTCTTACACTCCACCCCGCTACCCTGCGTTGACAGCCTTTTCTAGTCCTCAAACATTGGGATTGTTCGTGGCGTATTTTGCTGTAGTCTTGCTGGGAATGCTATTTCCTATTTCCCGGCTCAAGATTGCGCACATAGCGCTGTGGATATTGGATCAAACAAAGTTCATTCAGCCCTACCGTCTCGACAGGTCGGTTGGTTCTTGGATCAAGAGGTTCCGGGAAGACCCAGTCGTGCTCTGGGTCAAAGACGATCATGTAAGACTGATAATGCTGTGATCAAGCCGCACGGATGCTTACATTTTACTAAGATCAACTGTTTGGTCCAAGCCATTATATACATTCAAAGAAATGAGCTTACCTCGCGAGTTAGGCTTGTTCATGCATACCAAAACATCACCACGGTACCCTCTGAGCTCAAGGCTAATACGCGTATTCTTGATGAGGCGTTCCCTTCGATTACTCTTGACCTTGTGTTTATCCAGGGAGATTTTAGCCCAGAGGTGAGTCTAAATATAAATAACATGAGGGACGAGCTAACCCGATTCTGAACCTATCAGCTGGTTGAAGCTGCGAGCCAGGAACTTAACATTCCCCGTGGCCAAATGTTTATGTCTTGCCCGGGAAAGGATCATCCGTGGCAACTAGGCGACTATCAAGGTGTTCGAGTAATTGACTTCTGAAGTTGTGGTAAACCACGCCGTAACTGAGACCCCCTAGCCTCATTGATTGATGTTGTTTGCTAGTATAGTTACTAAATTCTTTCTGCTGATCCATTTTAATACACGTAGAACCAATGGGTGACTCAGAACGCCCTGTATGCGCGTTGGCCAACATAGAAGGCTTGCCCCAAGTGTAAGTGAATTGTGAACCCGGATATACAGAAATTCTACACACCTTTCCCCTGCGTTGGAGAACTAAATTTAACCTTCGTGCCTTTTTCGATGCGGAGCACATCTCCGGCTTTGGCCTTGATCACTTCACCTGGTTTGGCTGCATCCTCGAGATGAATTTCTCCTATATGTGTTGTGGTTCGGTCACAGCACCAAGCATGGTTATATATATTCCGTACCTTCTAATATAATTTTTAGCTCATGATAGCCATAAGTATAGACCAACGGTTCATCAGCGGCGACCATAGTAAACAAGCCGCCAGAAATTGGTTTATCTTCATCTTTGGACGTGAAAACATCGTCTAAGGCCGCACCTGGCCCTATGCTCGGTAAAGCAAAGTTAGCCTGGGCTCCGGCGCGGATCTAAGTGTAGGGAAATGTCAATATCGATCGCTGGAATCCGAAGCCGAGTGGAATTCATTTGACTTGATTTGATGGATAATTACTCACATCAATGGGCATCTTTGGGACCAAAGGGGATGATGGAATAGCCAGCTCCTATGGATACTCTGGTTTATATGCAGAAAGCAGTCGCCCCTCCACTTCCTACAAAATGTTTTACTGTGCTACATTTTACGTAGCTCATGGATGTTCTTAGATACTGGGCCTTCTTTTGAGGTGGAATGAAGATATCCGAGGCGTATGTGAGATTACCCAATAGGCATCACAACGTAACAACAAGTGGAGGGTGGAAGCCAAACGCCCCAGCCGAGTCCCGATATGGAAATGTCCATTCGATGCGGCATTCACTATCTAATCAGGCTCGGGTAAGTGCGCGAATCGCTATTACTGATCAAATAGGAGCCAACAGATTCGGATATTCCCTCCGAATGATATCTATATGGGAAGGAGTTCAGCGCTCGTGCATGTCTAATCGAACCGTACTGCCGTGGGACTACCGGCTAGATTTAGAGCCTAGGTTATGTCTCCGCAAGCCAAGAAGCCAAGTAGTCTTCTGACCGTATATATATCAAGGTCATCTACCACGAGCTCTTCAAACACCAACGACTCTCCGCTTGGCCACAATGGCTCCAGTCGCTGTCGAATCCGCTCCCGTCGTCCCAGCAAACCCGCCTCAGATTAAGCAGGCCCCCTCGGCTCACCCTCTTGATCCGCTGAGTGCTGATGAGGTATGTTATTGAACCATTCTCATTGTGTGGCGGTGAAAAGTATGTAACATGCGCACTGCTAGATTACCGGACTCTCTGCTGCGGTACGCCAATATGTTGCGACCCAACACCTATCAAGGCCTTCAAGTACATCGGTGCCGAGACCGTTCTGCCTCCAAAGCGTGATGTGCTTGCGTACCTTGGCATTCGGACCTCGCCAGGGTCAGAACCCGACCCCTACGTCGAGGTTTCCAGGAAAGCGGATGTTGACATTATCGATGTTATAACTGGGTATGGATTTCATTCAGAAAATATCGTACTTGCACTGAATTTACCTGTTATCCAGCCATTCATGGATCATTCACTTGAGCTTCAAAGAGTCCGAGTGGGTGGTTGATGGTACTGAACAGCTACCAGAAGGTCAAATGCCACAACTTTCTGTCAACGAGCTGATCGAGGCCGAACAGATTGTTAGGAATGACGAGCGCGTGAAGAAACTCTGCGCAGATGTAGGTCAGTAATTATAACCCCGTGTCAGTGAAACAAATCATCGTAGTAACACTTGCGGATCTTTAGGTGTAGGTCCTGATCAAATCTACGCAGACGGATGGTCTTTGGGCTACGATGAGCGATTCTCGAAAAAATTACGGCTCCAGCAGTGCTTGCTGTACGCACGCTTCGGAGAAGACGAGAACATCTACGCCCACCCCCTCGATTTCATCCCAGTCATCGACTCCAATGCCAAGAAGGTTATCCACATTGATTTCCCATCCCACCCAAAATCGGGACTCCACACAGCGTCAGCTGACTACTCGACCCAACCTCCCAATTTGGAAGTGACTTGTGATCGCGGCCGGATCCCTCCTCCTAAAATGAAGCACGAGTACCTTGCAGATCATTTGGATACTGCGAATGCGCCACGCGAGCCACTCAAGCCCCTGCATGTGATCCAGCCAGAGGGCGTTAGTTTCAAAATGAGCGGAAACATCCTCGAGTGGCAGCAATGGAAGATGCATATTGGTAAGTGTATATACTCGGTATGAAAAGACTCCCAGCTAAGTGAAAACAGGCTTCACGGCTCGCGAGGGTGTGGTCCTTGGAACAGTAACCTACAATGATGCGGGTGAGGTCCGCCCAGTATTCTACCGCATGTCATGCGCGGAAATGGTGGTACCGTATGGTTCTCCAGACCATCCTCACCCTCGCAAGTTTGCATTTGATGTGTGAGTGCATAAAGCCGAGCATGTCTTAGTTCTACTTATTCAGTGGACCGATAGTGGCGAATATGGTATGGGTGTCCAAGCAAATGAACTCTCCCTCGGATGTGATTGCCTGGGTACTATCCACTACTTGGTGAGACAAACCTTTTGCCAAGTTAATGCGTAGTCTGTACTTATAACGAAACTTCGAAACCAGCCCGGTCACTTTATTGGACACGATGGGAACACTGTTACGATTAAAAATGCCATTTGTATCCATGAAGAAGATGCTGGTGAGTCTCGCGAGATATATTATACAAATTATGGGGTTCAATGGCCGCCCAGGACTATTGTGGAAGCATACCGATTATCGCCCAGGGGGACGGTCCCAATCTGTTCGCTCTCGAAAACTCGTTATTTCGATGATATGCACCGTGGCAAATTATGAATATGGTGAGATCTTATAtcgcatgtatgcgcatgaaATATTCACCAGAGTACAGCATTCTACTGGAATTTCTACCTCGATGGTACTGTCGAACTCGAGACTCGCCTCACAGGAATTTTGAATGTGTAAGTCAGTTGAAATTATCTCTAATTAACTATTGATATGATTTCTCTAGCTACACTCTCGCGGAAGGAGAACAGGCAACCTTCGGAACTCAAGTCGCCCCTCGCATCAATGCCCAATACCACCAACATTTGTTCTCCATTCGGTGGGTACCCATACTTGTATTGTGC
The nucleotide sequence above comes from Rhizoctonia solani chromosome 3, complete sequence. Encoded proteins:
- a CDS encoding primary-amine oxidase, with the translated sequence MAPVAVESAPVVPANPPQIKQAPSAHPLDPLSADEAFKYIGAETVLPPKRDVLAYLGIRTSPGSEPDPYVEVSRKADVDIIDVITGHSWIIHLSFKESEWVVDGTEQLPEGQMPQLSVNELIEAEQIVRNDERVKKLCADVGVGPDQIYADGWSLGYDERFSKKLRLQQCLLYARFGEDENIYAHPLDFIPVIDSNAKKVIHIDFPSHPKSGLHTASADYSTQPPNLEVTCDRGRIPPPKMKHEYLADHLDTANAPREPLKPLHVIQPEGVSFKMSGNILEWQQWKMHIGFTAREGVVLGTVTYNDAGEVRPVFYRMSCAEMVVPYGSPDHPHPRKFAFDVGEYGMGVQANELSLGCDCLGTIHYLPGHFIGHDGNTVTIKNAICIHEEDAGLLWKHTDYRPGGRSQSVRSRKLVISMICTVANYEYAFYWNFYLDGTVELETRLTGILNVYTLAEGEQATFGTQVAPRINAQYHQHLFSIRVDPMVDGINNTVIESDIKPYPYATGSAENYAGNGFISVDTPVTEASGREYSHETDRRWRIVNRSRTHYSSGLPVAYSVGIGGATRGLLAQPESWVRERAGFATKSLWVVPSDEAISGGRRWPAGRHVPQTEWTKNGESVDDKDILLFLTVGVNHVPRPEDWPVMPTEHLRIVFKPIGFFKANPALDVKAPVDERSRNAFPAGDIGTGAVVEHTNGNGSTQASTSCGCS
- a CDS encoding cytochrome b561 domain-containing protein encodes the protein MNGHDPERQALLPPPNTRQDTDVQHQAVDSVLARQELRPRDPPLWGLAAISLLVTVGYTWYTVLVHADPVELGWFAFHPMLQTAAVFAFAMGVMTLQPTLSAASKEAGRARHQKIQLGLGFPLILLGSLSVIVHKEKMGWPHFTSLHSKVGLATLILLVLQALAGGASLWGKGVAVGGEERGKSLWKWHRLWATSSSRCSWLPSSWEVRLRTGPR
- a CDS encoding ethanolamine utilization protein (EutQ); this translates as MPIDIRAGAQANFALPSIGPGAALDDVFTSKDEDKPISGGLFTMVAADEPLVYTYGYHELKIILEGEIHLEDAAKPGEVIKAKAGDVLRIEKGTKVKFSSPTQGKAFYVGQRAYRAF
- a CDS encoding amino acid permease, producing MPHLDNLPSDLLELGSAIRLNGANYVYLLQCSGKTLGAIGAAATLLDAVATSVVSAATAGAYLQGEISTGLIKEWHIGLLLLVSISLIALVSLRESSAFTLSITIIHMSVMTALMVGAAITWAHTGMGVLRNNWELRPAGGANIARSIFNGVCIGFLGVTGFECTPAYIQNIKPHSYGPTLRNLLIMALFLNAPLMLFVYALLPSETILSGANVLSLLAEVTIGRPMRIVIVVDCLLVLAGGVFAGLVTGSRLVESLAHFFTRDCLDNVLCKFPVYYATGGNVALNPQTLGLFVAYFAVVLLGMLFPISRLKIAHIALWILDQTKFIQPYRLDRSVGSWIKRFREDPVVLWVKDDHINCLVQAIIYIQRNELTSRVRLVHAYQNITTVPSELKANTRILDEAFPSITLDLVFIQGDFSPELVEAASQELNIPRGQMFMSCPGKDHPWQLGDYQGVRVIDF